A window of Balearica regulorum gibbericeps isolate bBalReg1 chromosome 19, bBalReg1.pri, whole genome shotgun sequence genomic DNA:
TACATAGAAATTGCATACCTCATTAGTCACATAGcccatttcattttgtattctttAGCTGTAAGCATCAGTTGCTTTAGATAACTAACAAATCCTACAACGGCAAATACTGGATAACATCCACATTCCCTCAGAGTTACAGAATGATTTAAGCCTTTAAGAAGAAGGCTTTGATTTGTTCCATACGTACACACATACAGTTCCACTTTAAATCTTGCCGCATTTGTTGCATCAAGAATTTctattctctatttttttccacttaatgtgtctaataaaaatgcttcaaCCTTGTTTTTATGACTTTGTTTTTAGTAAAGGTCATAAAAGACAATGGTGTAAGACTGCACGCAACTTGAGAAATCACTTGGTTACAAAACTTAATTAAATATGGAACTGGCACATTCAAAGCTGACAGGAAACAAACTAAAATTATTATCATTTCTATGCTATACTACACAGCACAGATAACTCAGTGACACAAGGCTCTTCATAGAACATTCTCAGGTTATTTTTCATGAGTCCTACACATTAGCCCAAGCCTACTTCAGACACACCAGTAGGAAAAACAGAGGCAAGGCAGGAGATGAAGTAGTTAACTGTTCTGTTAGTAATTTATCATTGAAACTGATAAATTATAGTGAAGCTAAATGTCAACAGAAAAGCTAGAAATTGAGAGACTAATAACTGGATTTCTCCCAGAGcataacagatttttattaCCAAGTACTAACTTTTCAGTGCCAAAGGGTGGGGCTGTATAGCCTGACTGCTACAGCCACATATTTGCCAACAGTTTAGTTTTTCAGCTCAGTCCTGTTGCAGCCCCTGTTGGTACTCAAGTCAGCATATCAACTACAGAATTAAGAActttggagggaaaaagaatttaagagaAAACTGAATGGAAATACACAGCATAAAACTATTCTATGGCTTTATAATACGTAAGTCCACTAGACTTCAGATTTAGAGATGACTGAAGTTTCCAAGATTGATTGGGGCATTCAGACCCTCTGCATTATCCGGGCATAGAGGGCACCACCAAAAATTCCTTTTGAGTATTGTGCCAGCCATTTTACACACCAAGCCGACCAGCTGCGAACATCAAGTCCTTTTCCACCTACCTGTAAAGTTTCCATTGTGTTGTTCTTTGATCATTCCTATGCGTCTCTGGTCACAATCTGTTCCATTCTCTGCCATTTCATAGATCAGTCACGTATAGGGATCtaatagcagaagaaaaccagaaagcgTAATGTCTCCATTTCTGGTTATGAAAACTCCATTTACTCCACAGTCAGAGGATACAGGCAGTTCTCCAAATCCAAATCATAGTTATCCTGCCTTACACCATTAAAACGGAGAAAGTGATTTAATTCCCACAATGACAAAGATTAAAACATTTCCACCTAcataaaatctaaatttttctcttaaatgacAAAACTCCCCCACTTCTAACAACTGAACAAAAGCTTGTTAAACAATCCCTTCTGCTAATCAGCCCACTGTTTGGgctccagaagcagcagagcttcATACAAACCTCAGTTCAATCCCGAGAGAGGTGCACTTAAGATTTAATTCTCCTATTAGAAAGCATCTACTCTGGCATTAAGCTTCCAGGTAGTTAGTATGCAAGTAGACCTCAAAAACCTCACAGCCTAAAAACACAGCCCTCAATATGGTAACTAAGATACACAGCTGCATCTCACGTTTTGCACAGTCTAGTATCTCTAAACCAGAAAAGGTAAACTCTTCAATGGAAAACAGCTCTCTGAGGGAACGTTTTTTTGGAAAGTGTACATTCTGTCTGTTGGTTTAGGCTCTCTCTAGTGAGATCAGCCTTAAAAAGTCCAAAAGAACGGCTGTGGTTTTGCTTATCCAGGAGAGTAAACAGTGTAATAATTGGAAGTCAGCATAAATCAGAATGTtgcaaaagcttcttttttatttttccttaaaaaaacccccaaagctgAACAGCTGACAATTCTTATGCAATCAAACATGCAGAAAGTAGCCAGTCAGActccttgctttaaaaatcctCTCTTGAATCTTAAAACAGtttctggaattttattttggaaaaataaaaagagtccCACAAAGCTAAAACATCGTATTTGCATTGCATTTCTCCTTGTAAGCAAACATGATTTACAGTTTTTGATATGCTGCGTttgttggaaagaaaaatagtgcaATATCCAAATGACAGGTTATATAAAACTGTCTAgtggaggaaattaaaaagttttacagaaaaaatacttcccCTTTGATTTATGTCAGGTTTAAGAGCCAAGCAGCAATTCAGGTTTAGTAAACAGGAGTGAGATCGCCCCTTTGATCCAGACTGCAATAAGtttgtcaatttttttaataaaatgttaaaagattTCAGATACTGTATTTGTTGAATATTTCCTGGGTTTCACAAGTCAGTTTTAGACAGATGTTCTTCTAAACAAGTACCAGCCCTGTGCTTTACTTCTAATACAGATAAAATTGCTGGCTAGAATGCGATTATTAAAGGGCTTTACTTAAAACCCAATCATCAAAAGCACCAAGGTCTCGGGAAGGAGTCCTTCCTCCAACACCTCCttcctgaaatgaaatgcacaGAAATCTGTCCAGTTAAAATCTCCTGCATGTTACAGTTTTTATTCATTGAAACTTGGGCCCTAGAATACCCAAACCATCAAGAAAATTAGTAAAACAGCCTTGCAAGagtttgcttctgaaaaatactgaagagcTCCACAGTCAGCCAAGGACAACAGAGGACTGACCTGCTGCAGTAAGAGCTCTACAGCAGCATTCTGCAGTCACTTGCAATCAAAGGTTTGCTGCTCGTCAACCACCAGAGAAATGTGAACCTCCTTCTCTCCTCAGATCGGTTTTATAGCAGCCTGACACTCTGAAAGTCAGGGGAATTACACCAGCACTTAACTGAGGATAACTGGTCAGTTCCTATGGCGATACAAGGATCAGATGTTTGGCCATCTGCTAATTTCTTCAGGACAGTAAGTCCCTGTAGATGGTGGAGTGGTTTGTTTCTACTGACTGCACTTGCTCGtggtgcttttatttttttacctctataaatacatatttatatacatatacgATATAAGCTTACATACGCACATACGTATGTATATCACACACACATGTATTAACACACACAAAGCTCAAATTGCAGAGGGGAATATTTAAATTGGGCATCCGTAGTTAGAAACCCTGTTGTTTGCCGTAAGCTGCTTAGGCAGCAAAAGCCATCAGAGCTGTCCTGCACACAGCCACCCTAAAAAAAGTTCTGGTTTAGGGAACTTCAGTCACATCTTGTTGGCTTAAAAGTAACAAAtgttaaaccaaaacaaaataagttttatttatttgtaagtgGAAGCCGCATGTTcctcattttgaaataaatcttttttttccttgtgcaaATGCAACCTTCAAAATTGAAGCCTCAATTGGTTTGGTCTCTGCTCAGCTTAATTACATTTCGAGAAAGTTAATTTACTGTAATACCAACTGCTCTCCATGTTTGATGCTAAAATCTAGGCTGTGCACAACACTCCCTCTCCATGAGCTGAATTCCACTGCAATCCGTTAAACATCTTTCTGGCACATAAAAATCATCAGTCTCTAGGGATCTCAGGTGCTTTGTTACGTATGTACGCATTACAGCCTTCCCAAGCTCAACTAACAGAGCCAGTTTTACCCTGCCTGCTTGGAAAGGCACTAATCTGGGATTAGCTTTGCGTAACACTACCTCAAGTACACAAGTCAACGTTTCCAGCAAAGCAGATAAATAATCCCCTTGCACACTTCTGTAGGGCGAATACTCGTTAAGAAGGTCTTAAAGTTCAACCATTCTGCAGAAAAGCTCTAAAAACTTGTATTTAAGAATACAGTTGACTAGGAGATTTGATACCTGGCAAGCCCAAACAGGCTGCAATTCAGAAACTAAACCCTTACTGGTTTCAGAAAAAACTCTCCCAATTACCAAAGTCTAATTATACCTAAAGCATCTTAGCATAAGGAACTGGAGGATGCGCATCCAGAAAGCTCAGCACTCTGATCTGTTGCTCTGTTTGACGCCTATTAGAATCACTAGTCCTGCACTAATGTCTCCCTGTGGCGATTAATTGGAGTGGGAGTCTGACCCAAAATGGAGTTATCTTTCATTAACTGAGTCCACATCCTCAAGTCTACACCAAATCCATGAGAGCTCAGTACAGGAAATTAAATTCCATCTGCTAAACAGAACTTCACTTCTTATGAACGCTGAAAAAGACAGAGTCCACATCTAAAAATAAGTTTGCCTAATACATTGAGTAGTTACcagcaaacataaaaataaactatttaaaagagtgaaaaaaacaactttgaacAGTTTTTGTATTAGAGTTGCTTAGATCATTTGTTAGAGCTGTGCTCACACAAGAACTTCTTTGTAGGGCTGAACAAACACCCCACAAAACACTATTCAGCTTTAGCGCAATCCATAACGCTAAGCATAAAAAGACAATTATTGCTAGTCAAAATGTAAATCGGCCAACAAAAAGGGCTTATGGTAACTGTGACTGGCACTTCACAGCATAAGTGAGACAAAGCATAACAAGCTATTAGAGCATGAGAACATAACAAAATCAGGCACTGCAATCTCTGCACACCGTAATCAGAGAAAAGGACAGAAGTCTCTTCTTTCTGAAGCTCTGGGGAGGCTGCTGAAGCACCCAAGTGTTGGGTGCACTGACGTAAAAGGAAACAGTTTAAGACAAAGCATTTGGGTGCTTGCACTCTCACTTGGAGGAGCAGAATGTGGACTTGTGGTCTGtactaaggattttttttgaggACTCCTTTCCAATGTGCTGGAACAAGGAAGCTGTTAAACTATTTTAATGATCTCACCACTTTCCCAGACATTGTTCAAATCGCGAATTCTTACCACTTCTTACTTAAAGACACCCTAGACCCCTGACTCTCATCTCCATCAAAGTTACTCATCACACAGCTGCTAGAACCAGATTTATAGCTTAGACCattttgctgatgttttctCCCAGCCGCCTTAGCAACACACCATTTTCAGTCTTGtcatttcttgcattttaagCCAAATGCTCCAATCCTGCCGGTATCctgctccttctctctcctcaaCTTTTCTGATAAACTATTCCTTCTTCTTCGTCTACATCACTGTTCTTCAATTAcaacaaagagaacaaaagattaaaaaccagACTTTCACAGGTGGTTAAGTAATTGCACTAAAATAGACAACATTACACATGTGTaatatggttttgtttcagtcatCAAATGCTTTACATAGGCAATAATTTACACAGGGAGTAAGTTAACAGTTTCTTGGCAAAGTAGCAGCCTGGAGAGCACTTTCCCTCAAAAGTCAAAGACTGCCTGGCACATGAAAACATTTCGGTGAAGGATGAGATCAGTCGAAGTGAAACGTTACATACCCTTTCAGCTCTGTACAACTGTGTCACTCTTCACTActtcttctgtatttcaagCCAGCAGAACAGACAACTACGTCCTCAGCTCTGTAGACATTCAAGACTGAAGCGACTGCTCTTCCAAACCTTCTGTCCCTACAGAGTAAGATAATACTGTTCATCATGTGATACAAAACTGACACAGACCCTAACTTGAAGGTTAATAACTTTCctaaagatgacagaaaatagaaaaagtgaCTGCTTGATTTTTTCCAGTCCGTTAACACTCATGGGAAgcattcaattaaaataaattaggacACATCTGAAAGACATTCAAAATCTCCACAGATTTAACATTAATGGGTTGATATGAGTGCATTTATTCCCatactaaaaatgtttttctaactAAAATAGTTTAATCTCTCAAAGGAAAAGTAATTCAGTTAAAGACCATAGGTTTCCATTTTTGGGTTATGCCTCTGTACACCAGACCTATTTTCTAATTCCTAGCCATTTCTAATTCTAATTTCTAATTCAAAAAAGTCATCTTACAATTTAGAGTTAAAATTTCCACTTTTCCAAAAAGACTTTGAGACATCTTTTAGGAAAGAATGATTTAATATCATTGTAACATGAGTTTCAGGGATGCTGCGCATTTTCTTTTGAGGTTACTAAAAGTTCTGTCTCTGCCGTTAAGGCCACATATATTAAACCGTTCTCCCTGGTGGATTTTCTCAGGTGAAACATGAATATTGATGGTGGTCTGTGTAGATCCAGCAGTAGAATCAGGTTCTATAATAATACAGTAGAGTCATTACACAATATATAGATGAAAAGGCATGGAAGAGGGTAGGAAAGACAAAATTCACATTGTTCAGGTCTTTGCAGTGATCTTTtgctgaaactttaaaaaaaaaaaaagaaaaagatttatttaaaagaaaggaaattgaaatAACCGGAAATGTGAACATTATCAGTGTAGCATCTGATGCTATAATGCAGATCACAGACGAGTTCTGCGCTCCTTAcgctggcaggaggcagcaagCCTGGGGTGCAGATCACAGCTTACAGAACAagactgctgctctgctgacGGGAGCAATGCTCAACCAGCTGCTGAGAAAACCACCTCAAGGTTATCAGAGAGGGTGAAATACGCTGCTGAGAGGGTGACCTGAGGACATCACAGGAGACATCCTACTGCTGTGCTGCTATGCTAACTTCAATTTCCCAAGCACCAGCTTAACTCCATCCAGATTTTGAATGAGACAGCATTATAACACACCGTACCTCATGTCCTCTCTCAAACAGGGACTCAGCAACAAGTACTACAGCGCCATGATAATGTACCTCTTGGGGAGGGCACGTCACGTATGCCCAAGCAGCCCTTACACCAAAACTGATGACTTGGAAAGACTGATaggagcagagagaaaggcTTTGGAGAGAGGGGCCACACAGGATTGGAAAAAAGACCATAACTTAATATTCAGGTGACTAAACTGACACGGTGTCTTTCACATCCTCAGTTCCAGAGGGCTATACAGAAATCCACGCACATACTTTCTGCCAAGACGTTTGTGTCTCAGCCCTCTGACTGCATTGCGCATTCGGAAGGTGGCAGCCAAACTCTCCACCATCAGCCTGCCTATGCTTCCAAAAggcacagaggaaaggaaggtcACAGGAATTGTCACAAGATGTTAACACATCCTGCACAAAAAAGGTCTGCTAAAAGTTGactaggaaagaaagaagagttagaaaaataaagtgtataAATGCATTCTTAAGAATCGCCACCTCTGACTCCtccaggagctggtggagcaCGCAGACTTGGTAGGAACTTTGCCTTTGCCCTCTTGTAAGTGCTGGGAGACAGTTTCCCCACAAGAAGATGCTTGAACCTGCCCAGCCATTATATCCAGAGTGCTGCTTCTGTAAGAGGAGGTACGGCACCGATGAAAGGGAATGGACAGAAGCATCTAACAAAccccacagaaaacagcagctggaaCACGCTCCTGAGACgacttctgcttttcaaagacGTGAACAGTCTCTAACTGGAACCAATCCAGGTTACACTATGGCTGCCTTGGCCATTCAATGAGAATACGCTGCCCATATCACAGAGGCTAATTCTCTGTGAATCACAGAGGCTAATTCTGAGCCTTGTAAGAGAGAAGAATATTCTTTTAACAAGTTTGAAATACACTGAACATCTGTCTGCCTCGCTAGTAACATCTTACTGTCTCCTGCGTCCACCTGGTCAGCgcagcaccaaaaccagcaaggTGCTGCCCCATGACTATGGTTCCAACCTGCCAGAGGAATACAAAAAGCTTAGTGTTGCAACAGCTTCAAGGCCGTGCTCTTTGTTCTTGTGGAATGGCAAAGTCCATCCAACTCAGACTTCTCCAcaagaaacagaagttaaagTTTGAACCTTCAGATAATACTATGTTTCCCATCACCATTATACCAGAAGAACTGGCCTACTCTTACTATACATCAGGAGCAATAGTTCTTTAAAACCAAAGCTTGTTAAGAAGAGGAGATCTCAAAATATGCACTAATTCCACAAAACATTCTAGGGAGACATATTCACAAGATGTAGTCAGAAACAGTTATGACATTCAAAAGATATTCAAAGAcaaccacaggaaaaaagctttaagGTGGAAATAGTGCAGATGTTCCAGCAAAGAGGCTGGTTTCCAGTATACTCACCTGCTGCATTGCTACTACCCACTTAAAAGCTACTAAGTCTCCTCCTATCCTTTCCCACAAAAATTCCAAGTACCACTGATTTCAGGTGTTAAGTAGGACAAGAAGCTAAGCTTAGCTCAGATTAATAAGTAGTGCTCACCCTCCATTGCACAACTGGAAACATGTTTTTTCAAACTCTCATGTGAAAACATGGGATGAAGCAATCATCACAACTGTCACTTGTGACCGAtaaggaataaagaaaagtccatgctgcagaaataagggattgaaagaaagaggactgacATAATGAAGCctattttaataggaaaatgaaTGCATTAGGAAGAACTTATATATGCTATCGTAAGGTAAGATGGTATAAAGCATGAGAACCCCCAATCGACTGATCTAGCAGGAACCGGGGTTAAACAACCTTCAAAGAGCAGAAGTGCTAACAGTAAAACAGTACCAGAACCACTGCTCAAACAAAATTCATATGCTCCAAGACATAAAAGAGTAATATCACATTCTCTCCACCTCAGAGTGCTCAACCCATATTATCAACACTAACTAAACCAGGATACCCACTTGTTGGTAAGCACCACCTCACATAGCAGGGAAAACAGGGACAGGAGAGAACCCTGAAGAAATGTCATATGTGCAGTTCAAAGGGGATAACCTGGATTCACTGCAATTTATAGAAAAACAGCCACTATCATCAAGCTTCTTACCCCTTCCCTCAGGTCACCTACACGACTTGCCAAAGAGCTAAGAGGCAAAACTGGAACAGACcagaaatctttctgctttattaCCTTCTGTAATCACGAGATGACATTGGCCAGAGAACTAAAAACCAGACAAACACATCTAGGTGCTTAATTTCAGGCAACGGAAATGAGACACTAAGAGTCTTCATGGATCCGGGCCTAAGCACCCGCGTCCGCAGGACAAGCCACGGATGGTCTATAGGGACGAGGGCGGTCGGCGTGGtgcagaggaggggaggcagTTAGCAACCCAGCTAGGAAAGCACAACGCGTTTCTACTGGAGAAGCAAAGGCCATCGGTGTCCGACTCCTCACAGCTACCGGGATGAATTTCTCACTGTGTCATCAGGCACCGTCCCTTGGGCCACAGCAGGGCGAGTCTATCGTACGGTTTCCAGGGGTTTGTCCGGCGCGACGGGAAGCGTCCCGAGCAGAGCAGGTGTCCAGCGGGACGGAGATGAATCCGCAGCAGCGCAGGTTTCGCCCGGAACGACGGCGAGACGCTTCCTCCCGCACTTCAGCGCCTCGGGGACGGCTCCTTCCCCTCCCGGCCTCCTTCACCCTTCCAACGGCCAGCCCGCCGTCACCTCCCGGTTACCCCACACGCAGTTCCCCCACCCCGACCGGGCCTCTCCCGTCACCCCTCCCGGCCCCGGACTCGCCCAACACCGTGTGGGCCGCCGCTGGGTCACGGTGTCCCGGGGCGCCGCCGACTCCGCCCGCTGGCGGCTCTCCcgaccacccccccccgcccccgccgccggacgcctccccccgccgccccggggccgggacCGTCCCGCCAGCAGCGCGACTCGGTGCGGTCACGCGCGTCACCACAGcgggaaaggggaggggagcGACGCCGGTGCGGGGCGGCCGTGAGGGGAGCGGCCCGGAGGCCGGTGTCTGAGGGGGCGGGATGGGGGAAGCCGGGCAGGTGCCGCTGACGGGACGGCGGCGCGGAGCCCCGCCCGCCAGGGAAGGCCCTGCCGGCAGCCGAGCCGACCCAGCCGAGCACCCCCGACCGGCCCCGGCCCAGCGCCGCAACTCACCACGCTCCGCGCCGGTAGGTCCCGCTGGGCCCGGGCCAACCCGGAAGTGGAGGCGGGGCCAAATCCTCACCTTCCCTCCTACCGGTGCGCGTCACTTCCCCCCGCGCCGCACTCCCTGCCCCTCCCTCCTGCGGGCCGCGGCCGGCCGGCGGCAGCGTCCCGCCCCTCGCTGGTGGCGTCACTTCCGGGCGAcggcggggcggcagcggcCTGGCGGGCGCGTGGCAGGTaagcgggggcgggggcggcccctCCCGGCCGCCGGGGCTCTCTGAGGGCCGCGGGGACCCGGCCCGGCTCCGGCGCTGCCCCCGggacccggcccggcccggctcgtTTCGCTCTCGGTTTTTGCCGCCTTCTTCCACCAGGTTGAGGTTTACCGGGCGCCGGCCTGTCCGCTGCGGTCGCGCCCCCAGGGCCTGGCGGGGCCTGGCGGGGCCTGGCGGGGCCGTGGCTGCCCGAGCCGCCGCAGCCCTCGGTGGAGCGGGAGGCGGCTCTGCTCCGCCCCTCGTTCTCCCGAGCAGCAGCCCGTCAGTGCATTTCGGGTACCGGCTTTAAACCCCCACCTTTTTACCGTCTCTCACCATTTTTAGGTCTAATTTCCACgtaatttgcaattttttccttAGCTCTCTTTCCCGAGTTGAAGCCCATCACGGGTGTGTTGTGCACCTGACGTCACCAGTGACATCTTTGCAATTAGGTGTCgctgggaaggcaggagaccaCAACACCGAGAAGGGTGTCTCCGAGCATCCCTTCCCAACGCAAGAAGATgggataatttttaaattttttttaaatttcacaaaCGTTATCTCCAAATAACCAGGTGCACTCTCGGCAGCTGTAAAACGCTCGAGTAAGTTCTgcctttcccccctcctttcaCAGCCAGTCTCCATCATGGATTATCTCTCTAAGCCCGGGTTCCTCAGTGTCATTGCTGGAGTCGCGTGCGGCGTGTGCCTGGGATGGGGCATTCGAGGGAGACTTTTAAGACAGCCCAAAACCGGAATGACCGCGCCCACCAGCAATCTGGGGAGCGAAGCTGACATCATGGGAGAGTCCGGAGAGTTCAAGATGGTGCTGATTGTCCGCAACGATTTGAAGATGGGGAAGGGTAAAGTAGCAGCACAGTGTTCCCATGCCGCTGTTTCCGCCTACAAGCAAGTTCAGAGAAGAAATCCCGAACTCCTGAAACAGTGGGAGTACTGCGGACAGCCGAAAGTGGTCCTCAAAGCTCCCGATGAAGAGACTCTGATCCAACTCCTGGCTCATGCTAAACACCTCGGACTGACTGTGAGCTTAATACAAGATGCCGGTCGTACTCAGATAGCTCCAGGCTCCCAGACAGTCCTTGGTATTGGACCGGGACCAGCTGATGTAGTAGATAAAGTTTCTGGTCACCTAAAACTCTTCTAAACTAGGGACCAAAGGAATCTGAACACAGTGGTGTGTATCAGTACTGAAGGGATAAAAATCCaggttttgggatttttttctgtatgttctctcagtataaataaaataatcagtttttGTAAGAGACTTAAATTTACAAATTGGGTTTCTCTAGCTTCTGTATAGTGTTCTAAAGTGGGAAAGCAAATGCTGGGCTCAGGGGAGttgaggaaagcagag
This region includes:
- the PTRH2 gene encoding peptidyl-tRNA hydrolase 2, mitochondrial isoform X1; amino-acid sequence: MGEAGQVPLTGRRRGAPPAREGPAGSRADPAEHPRPAPAQRRNSPRSAPVGPAGPGPTRKWRRGQILTFPPTGARHFPPRRTPCPSLLRAAAGRRQRPAPRWWRHFRATAGRQRPGGRVAGALSAAVKRSSKFCLSPLLSQPVSIMDYLSKPGFLSVIAGVACGVCLGWGIRGRLLRQPKTGMTAPTSNLGSEADIMGESGEFKMVLIVRNDLKMGKGKVAAQCSHAAVSAYKQVQRRNPELLKQWEYCGQPKVVLKAPDEETLIQLLAHAKHLGLTVSLIQDAGRTQIAPGSQTVLGIGPGPADVVDKVSGHLKLF
- the PTRH2 gene encoding peptidyl-tRNA hydrolase 2, mitochondrial isoform X2, whose translation is MDYLSKPGFLSVIAGVACGVCLGWGIRGRLLRQPKTGMTAPTSNLGSEADIMGESGEFKMVLIVRNDLKMGKGKVAAQCSHAAVSAYKQVQRRNPELLKQWEYCGQPKVVLKAPDEETLIQLLAHAKHLGLTVSLIQDAGRTQIAPGSQTVLGIGPGPADVVDKVSGHLKLF